A region from the Benincasa hispida cultivar B227 chromosome 12, ASM972705v1, whole genome shotgun sequence genome encodes:
- the LOC120067762 gene encoding mitochondrial import inner membrane translocase subunit TIM44-2 — protein MAGRKLVRDILLSRQSIFYQLTSHQSSCTRSQLLLQNGYSINRRFSVFNEFSKKVKGEADKNPQFQQSVKEWKEKAEEFKGVKEDLKVRTKQTTEQLYKQVDGVWSEAEATARKVSADVKEKISAATEEVKGAFGFSHKNSSGSTSATDHGADAKKPGTEASSDEAKDQHPGSNGSSETIFGKFKSSIPSPGISSAFERLKSTKLIDLTKRGYEIVKDELSGKPHKKKHLEYEPSAAPIVERSTRTDVVVLPSKQSRWSKKWEAFREKMQGHPILKRVIRYSEPVRSKTEEIAEDIRERWETSDNPIVQKIQDINENVFQESDAATSFKEIRRRDPYFSLPDFVAEVQEAIKPVLISYIKGDSETLKKFCSSEVIERCKAEHRAYQSQGIFFDNKILHISEVEVRETKMMGSTPIIIVAFQTQQVYCVRDANGSIREGGKDTIHTVYYAWAMQMLDPEEVGEGASHAIWRVREMQQFGVQALI, from the exons ATGGCTGGCAGAAAATTGGTTCGGGATATATTACTCTCAAGGCAAAGCATTTTTTATCAGCTTACTTCCCATCAA AGCTCCTGCACGAGATCACAATTGCTATTACAAAATGGTTATTCCATCAATCGTAGATTCAGTGTATTCAATGAGTTCTCAAAGAAAGTGAAAGGAGAAGCTGACAA GAACCCACAATTTCAACAATCTGTCAAAGAGTGGAAGGAGAAGGCAGAAGAATTTAAAGGTGTGAAGGAAGACCTAAAAGTTAG AACAAAGCAGACAACTGAGCAGCTTTACAAGCAGGTGGATGGCGTTTGGTCTGAGGCCGAGGCTACAGCTAGAAAG GTTTCCGCAGATGTCAAAGAGAAAATATCTGCTGCTACAGAGGAG GTAAAAGGAGCTTTTGGATTCAGTCATAAAAATTCTTCTGGATCTACTTCCGCAACTGATCATGGTGCTGATGCAAAAAAACCTGGAACGGAAGCCAGTTCCGATGAAGCCAAAGACCAACATCCTGGGTCTAATGGCTCATCCGAAACGATATTTGGAAAATTTAAGTCCAGCATTCCTTCCCCGGGCATATCCTCTGCATTTGAAAGGTTGAAAAGCACAAAGTTAATTGACTTAACAAAGAGGGGATATGAAATTGTAAAGGATGAGTTAAGTGGAAAACCACATAAGAAAAAACATTTAGAATATGAGCCTTCAGCCGCACCAATAGTTGAAAGAAGTACAAGAACCGATGTTGTTGTTTTGCCATCAAAGCAGTCTCGATGGAGTAAGAAGTGGGAGGCATTCAGGGAGAAG ATGCAAGGTCATCCCATTCTCAAGCGTGTTATACGCTATAGTGAACCTGTAAGGTCAAAGACTGAGGAG atagctgaggacattcGTGAAAGGTGGGAGACAAGTGATAACCCTATCGTTCAAAAAATTCAGGA CATAAATGAAAATGTGTTTCAAGAATCAGATGCTGCTACATCATTCAAGGAAATTCGTCGTAGAGATCC GTATTTCTCTTTACCAGATTTTGTGGCTGAAGTTCAAGAAGCAATCAAACCAGTGTTAATTTCTTATATAAAG GGAGATTCTGAAACTTTGAAGAAATTCTGCAGTTCTGAGGTAATTGAACGTTGTAAAGCAGAGCATCGGGCTTACCAGAGCCAAGGTATCTTCTTCGATAACAAG ATTCTGCACATTTCAGAGGTTGAAGTGCGGGAGACGAAGATGATGGGAAGCACTCCCATCATCATTGTAGCT TTCCAAACGCAGCAGGTCTACTGCGTACGTGATGCAAATGGATCAATTAGGGAAGGTGGTAAG GATACTATCCACACTGTATATTATGCATGGGCTATGCAAATGTTGGATCCTGAAGAAGTTGGAGAAGGAGCTTCTCATGCTATTTGGAGGGTTAGGGAAATGCAGCAGTTTGGtgttcaagctctcatctaG